One Anolis carolinensis isolate JA03-04 chromosome 5, rAnoCar3.1.pri, whole genome shotgun sequence DNA segment encodes these proteins:
- the LOC107983285 gene encoding olfactory receptor class A-like protein 1: MGHSLIFTTSIILCLSSIIGMIGNLIVLFAFISNAVRNKAVQPLDRIIINMSLVNFLLCCYKTVPAFLFFIRANILDQLGCRILLYSYHTLRLISIWSVENLSFLHLIKIRRPNHRWSKFIYRHQGQYVNGTLAGCWIVSILLQIPYLQYEKTTHRDNATIIWLSTSTCLGSTESLAMKFTTYFSISLDLALVVLVIVLNCFIIDLLYKHSRKVEATTSVTSNGWNKHTAQATKVLLSLLCIYVVCWISNDLVWIAIMSGYIKSDFENSILNELFGILSSIYYSASSYVVVFGYRKVREYLTEACWCFRYTMSTKVQSTS; this comes from the coding sequence ATGGGCCACAGCCTCATCTTCACCACGTCCATCATCCTTTGCCTATCGTCCATCATCGGCATGATTGGCAATCTCATCGTCCTCTTTGCCTTCATCAGCAACGCTGTCCGAAACAAAGCTGTGCAGCCTTTGGACCGCATCATTATCAACATGTCTCTGGTGAACTTCCTTCTCTGCTGCTACAAGACAGTTCCAGCCTTCCTTTTTTTTATCAGAGCCAACATTTTGGATCAGCTGGGCTGCAGGATCCTTCTCTATTCGTATCATACGTTGAGGCTGATCAGCATCTGGTCTGTAGAGAACCTGAGCTTTCTCCATCTCATCAAGATTCGAAGACCCAACCATCGGTGGTCAAAGTTCATCTACCGGCACCAGGGACAATATGTCAACGGCACCCTTGCCGGTTGTTGGATAGTTAGCATCCTTCTACAGATCCCTTATTTGCAGTATGAGAAAACAACACACAGGGACAATGCAACTATCATCTGGTTGAGTACTTCAACCTGCCTAGGGTCCACAGAGAGTTTGGCTATGAAGTTCACCACTTACTTTTCCATCAGTTTGGACCTTGCCTTGGTTGTGTTGGTCATCGTCCTCAACTGCTTCATTATTGACCTCCTCTACAAGCACAGCAGGAAGGTGGAGGCCACCACTTCAGTCACAAGCAATGGATGGAACAAGCACACAGCCCAGGCCACCAAAGTCTTGTTGTCCTTGCTCTGCATCTATGTGGTCTGCTGGATCTCCAACGACCTGGTGTGGATCGCCATCATGTCTGGGTACATCAAGAGCGATTTTGAGAACAGCATCCTCAATGAGCTCTTCGGCATCCTGTCTTCGATTTATTACTCAGCCAGCTCCTATGTTGTGGTGTTTGGCTACAGAAAAGTCAGAGAGTATCTGACGGAGGCCTGCTGGTGCTTCAGATATACAATGTCCACCAAGGTGCAAAGCACATCTTAG